From a single Calothrix sp. NIES-2098 genomic region:
- a CDS encoding dTDP-4-dehydrorhamnose 3,5-epimerase, with amino-acid sequence MIFIKTELKDAFIIELEKKQDSRGFFARSFCAQEFMAHGLKPKVAQCNVSFNYKKGTLRGMHYQLAPAAETKLIRCTKGAIYDVIIDMRPESPTFLSHIGVELTADNHCALYVPEMFAHGYQALTDDAEVVYQVGEFYTPGYERGLRYDDPFFNIQWPLKVTEISEKDLNWPLLSMMPVGGAV; translated from the coding sequence ATGATTTTCATCAAAACTGAATTAAAAGATGCATTTATTATTGAATTAGAAAAAAAGCAAGATAGCCGTGGTTTTTTTGCTCGGAGTTTCTGCGCTCAAGAATTTATGGCACATGGTTTAAAACCAAAAGTTGCTCAGTGTAATGTCTCTTTTAACTATAAAAAAGGTACGCTACGAGGGATGCACTATCAACTTGCACCAGCAGCAGAAACTAAATTAATTCGCTGCACTAAAGGCGCAATTTATGACGTAATTATTGATATGCGTCCTGAGTCTCCTACCTTTTTATCCCATATTGGTGTGGAACTCACCGCAGACAATCACTGCGCTTTATATGTACCAGAAATGTTTGCTCATGGCTATCAAGCGCTGACAGATGACGCTGAGGTTGTCTATCAAGTTGGTGAATTTTACACCCCAGGATATGAACGCGGTTTGCGTTATGATGACCCATTTTTTAACATTCAATGGCCTTTAAAAGTTACTGAAATCTCTGAGAAAGATTTAAATTGGCCATTATTGAGCATGATGCCTGTTGGTGGGGCAGTATAA